The following are encoded in a window of Oscillatoria salina IIICB1 genomic DNA:
- a CDS encoding TM0106 family RecB-like putative nuclease, protein MSQSLLITDDLLLNFKRCRRRAFLDVYSDRSQADREKDFLLKLRQEHRLLQEAVLAEFDYQQPNALDKDWQARANQTKLFMQLGVERIYHGLLLQPEISGLGITCIGSPDLLIKQPGKSQFGDWLYVPINIKLGTRPKPEYQIVAAFQAQILAAIQGVLPPTAKLILRRRNTYQVNLEIWLSRMQEVLTECIAILQQENEPEVFISRQRCSLCHWHSHCYALAESTEHLSLIPGVTPSRYEYLQTIGVDSVESLATVSPETVAEVFGIEVASKLKLQARSLLENRAFLKGDSRNINIPTTSLEIYFDIEAEPNRNLDYLLGILLVNKETKTEEFYPFLAEKPEEEGLIWEQFLHFVSLYPDAPIFHYSEYEVDAVQRLAKLYRTSPKKIQPLLSRFVDLHEMTIETVTLPVRSYSLKSLAQWLGFQWRDRGVRGDQTVCWYDRWLKSGDRSLLEAILRYNEDDCRATYLLKNWLVEFLLEMKVK, encoded by the coding sequence TTGAGCCAATCGCTGTTAATAACTGATGACTTACTGCTGAACTTCAAACGCTGCCGCAGACGCGCTTTTTTAGATGTTTATAGCGATCGATCCCAAGCCGATCGCGAAAAAGATTTTTTGCTAAAATTGCGGCAAGAACACCGACTACTTCAGGAAGCTGTTCTCGCTGAGTTTGATTATCAGCAACCAAATGCCCTTGACAAGGATTGGCAAGCTAGAGCAAATCAAACTAAGTTATTTATGCAGCTAGGAGTAGAACGCATTTATCACGGTTTGCTGTTACAGCCAGAAATTTCTGGATTGGGTATTACCTGTATCGGCAGTCCCGATTTGTTGATTAAACAACCAGGAAAATCTCAGTTTGGTGATTGGCTCTACGTTCCGATTAACATTAAACTAGGAACGCGCCCGAAGCCAGAATATCAAATTGTTGCTGCTTTTCAGGCACAAATTCTGGCAGCTATCCAAGGAGTTTTGCCACCTACGGCTAAGTTGATTTTACGCCGCCGCAATACTTACCAGGTGAATTTAGAGATTTGGCTGTCTCGAATGCAAGAGGTTTTGACAGAATGTATCGCTATCCTCCAGCAAGAAAATGAACCAGAAGTATTTATTTCTCGTCAACGATGCAGTCTTTGTCACTGGCATTCTCATTGTTATGCACTAGCCGAATCTACAGAACATCTTTCTTTGATTCCGGGAGTTACTCCCAGTCGCTACGAATATTTACAAACTATTGGTGTTGATTCGGTGGAATCTCTGGCTACTGTTTCTCCGGAAACTGTTGCTGAAGTTTTCGGGATTGAGGTTGCTTCTAAGTTAAAATTGCAAGCCCGATCTTTATTAGAAAATCGTGCTTTTCTTAAGGGAGATAGCAGAAACATAAATATCCCTACTACCTCTTTAGAGATATATTTTGATATTGAAGCAGAACCTAATCGCAATTTAGATTACTTACTGGGCATTTTATTAGTTAACAAGGAAACCAAAACTGAGGAATTTTATCCATTTTTGGCAGAAAAACCGGAAGAAGAAGGATTAATTTGGGAGCAGTTTTTGCACTTCGTTTCCCTTTATCCTGATGCACCAATTTTTCATTATTCTGAATATGAAGTAGATGCCGTGCAACGACTGGCTAAACTGTATCGTACATCACCTAAAAAAATACAACCGTTACTGTCTCGTTTTGTCGATTTGCACGAAATGACAATCGAGACTGTAACCCTACCTGTACGAAGTTATTCGCTGAAATCTCTTGCTCAATGGTTGGGCTTTCAGTGGCGCGATCGCGGCGTGAGAGGCGATCAAACTGTTTGCTGGTACGATCGCTGGTTAAAAAGTGGCGATCGCTCTCTCTTAGAAGCAATTTTACGCTACAACGAGGATGATTGTCGCGCTACCTATCTCCTCAAAAATTGGTTGGTTGAGTTCTTGTTAGAGATGAAAGTCAAGTGA
- the gltX gene encoding glutamate--tRNA ligase produces MTVRVRIAPSPTGNLHIGTARTAVFNWLFARHHGGKFILRIEDTDNERSRPEYTENILQGLQWLGLNWDEGPIFQTQRLELYRQAIQTLLDKGLAYPCYASEAELEEMRSAQKAKKQAPRYDNRHRNLTAEEKAAFEAEGRKPVIRFKIDDNREIVWNDLVRGQVTWKGRDLGGDMVIARASQTEAFGQPLYNLAVVVDDIDMQISHVIRGEDHIANTAKQILLYEALAANIPEFAHTPLILNQEGRKLSKRDGVTSIGDFQNLGFVAPAMANYMTLLGWTPPDSTKEIFSLSEAAKEFSLERVNKAGAKFDWAKLDWINSQYIHQLPIEVLVEMLIPYWEQTGYKVDLASDRPWLEELTRLIAPSLTRLADAITESRLLFGETVEYSEDARSQLKNEQVAEVLETVVEAVEKAEELTQADAQQLIKDVTKTHKVKKGLVMRSLRAGLMGEMQGPDLMQSWLLLNKKGLDRIRLRQALTLIS; encoded by the coding sequence GTGACAGTTAGAGTTCGTATTGCGCCTTCACCGACAGGAAACTTACACATCGGAACAGCCAGAACCGCAGTATTTAACTGGCTATTCGCCCGTCACCACGGCGGGAAATTTATCCTACGAATCGAAGATACCGACAATGAGCGATCGCGTCCAGAATACACCGAAAACATTCTCCAAGGATTGCAATGGCTCGGACTAAACTGGGATGAAGGACCAATCTTTCAAACTCAGCGTTTAGAACTGTATCGTCAAGCCATCCAAACCTTACTAGACAAAGGTTTAGCTTATCCCTGCTACGCTAGCGAAGCAGAATTAGAAGAAATGCGGTCCGCGCAAAAAGCGAAAAAACAAGCCCCTCGCTACGATAACCGCCACCGTAACTTAACAGCAGAAGAAAAAGCCGCCTTTGAAGCCGAAGGACGAAAACCCGTAATCCGCTTTAAAATTGACGACAACCGAGAAATTGTTTGGAACGATTTAGTCCGAGGTCAAGTAACCTGGAAAGGTAGAGATCTCGGCGGCGATATGGTCATCGCCCGCGCCTCACAAACAGAAGCTTTCGGTCAACCTTTATATAATCTGGCAGTAGTCGTGGATGACATCGATATGCAAATCAGCCACGTTATCCGTGGTGAAGATCATATCGCCAACACTGCCAAACAAATTTTACTTTACGAAGCCTTAGCAGCAAACATACCCGAATTTGCTCATACCCCTTTAATTTTGAATCAAGAAGGGCGCAAACTGTCCAAGCGAGATGGAGTAACAAGTATTGGCGACTTCCAAAACCTGGGCTTTGTCGCCCCCGCAATGGCAAACTACATGACTTTGCTCGGTTGGACTCCACCAGATTCTACCAAGGAAATATTTAGCCTCAGCGAAGCCGCCAAAGAATTTAGCTTAGAGAGGGTAAATAAAGCCGGGGCAAAATTTGACTGGGCGAAACTTGATTGGATTAACTCGCAATATATCCATCAACTACCAATCGAGGTATTAGTCGAAATGTTAATTCCCTACTGGGAACAAACAGGGTATAAAGTTGATTTAGCCAGCGATCGCCCTTGGTTAGAAGAACTAACTAGGTTAATTGCCCCCAGTTTAACTCGCCTTGCCGACGCAATTACCGAAAGCCGCTTATTATTCGGCGAAACCGTAGAATATAGCGAAGACGCGAGATCCCAACTGAAAAACGAACAAGTCGCTGAAGTCTTAGAAACCGTTGTCGAAGCAGTGGAAAAAGCCGAGGAATTAACTCAAGCAGACGCTCAACAGCTTATCAAAGACGTAACCAAAACCCACAAAGTCAAAAAAGGTTTAGTAATGCGTAGTCTCCGCGCTGGATTAATGGGAGAAATGCAAGGACCAGATTTAATGCAGTCTTGGTTGTTGCTGAATAAAAAAGGATTAGATCGAATCCGCTTGCGCCAAGCATTGACTTTAATCTCATAA
- a CDS encoding flagellar basal body L-ring protein FlgH, which translates to MDNKLLNPGRKPFPAWKWLSQSAILATIGSLLAVSSASAQLAQSPPIFENPTIAPTFTPDPLEIRGVSGGDVTARSIVGTAESPTGACVGYIDRQPDHVLTLTSFFKFLKVEVRSSQDTTLVVKGPGGIWCNDDGSNNNKNPAIAGQWQQGAYQIWVGSYQKNAFHDYVMRITQIQ; encoded by the coding sequence ATGGACAACAAATTACTAAACCCAGGGAGAAAACCATTTCCAGCTTGGAAATGGCTCTCCCAGAGCGCGATACTCGCTACAATCGGTTCGCTGTTAGCTGTATCTTCAGCTTCAGCCCAACTAGCACAATCGCCACCCATTTTCGAGAATCCGACGATCGCTCCTACATTCACTCCCGATCCTTTAGAAATTCGGGGTGTAAGTGGCGGAGACGTAACTGCCCGTAGTATCGTTGGCACAGCAGAATCCCCAACAGGTGCTTGCGTGGGATATATCGATCGCCAACCAGATCACGTTCTTACCCTAACTTCCTTTTTTAAATTTCTCAAAGTCGAAGTCCGAAGCTCTCAAGATACAACGCTCGTCGTCAAAGGACCAGGGGGAATTTGGTGTAACGACGACGGTTCAAATAATAACAAGAATCCCGCGATCGCTGGTCAATGGCAACAAGGAGCATACCAAATTTGGGTCGGTTCCTACCAGAAAAATGCTTTTCACGACTATGTAATGCGAATTACCCAGATTCAGTAA